One window from the genome of Pelobates fuscus isolate aPelFus1 chromosome 13, aPelFus1.pri, whole genome shotgun sequence encodes:
- the CLK2 gene encoding dual specificity protein kinase CLK2 isoform X1, translated as MPHSRRYRSSEQSSRGSYRERYRSRKHRRRRSRSRTSSSDRGRNRRHRHGDSYHERSRSYDERSSDRRTNDRRYCDTHRRNEYSRDKGDVYYDTEYRHSYDYRRSRGDSYRSCKSSRRKQKRRKRRTRSYSRSSSRSRQSSRRAKSVEDDVEGHLIYRTGDWIQERYEIVNTLGEGTFGRVVQCIDHRRGGARVALKIIKNVEKYKEAARLEINVLEKINEKDPENKHLCVQMFDWFDFHGHMCISFELLGLSTFDFLKENSYYPYPIHQVRHMALQVCHAVKFLHDNKLTHTDLKPENILFVNSDFELTYNVEKKRDERCVKKTEVRVVDFGSATFDHEHHSTIVSTRHYRAPEVILELGWNQPCDVWSIGCIIFEYYVGFTLFQTHDNREHLAMMERILGPIPSRMTRKTRKQKYFYHGRLDWDENTSAGRYVRENCKPLRRYMMSEADEHHKLFDLIEGMLEYEPSKRITLAESIKHPFFDILKGESAPKHWDTGRDISR; from the exons ATGCCGCACTCTAGACGGTACCGTTCCTCAGAGCAAAGCAGTCGGGGCAGTTACCGCGAGCGTTATAGAAGCCGGAAACATAGGAGGAGGAGAAGCAGGTCGCGTACTAGCAGCAGTGACAGGGGCCGCAATCGGCGGCATCGACATGGCGACAGTTACCATGAGCGTTCACGCAG TTACGACGAGAGATCCTCAGACAGACGAACAAACGACAGGCGTTATTGTGACACACATCGGCGAAATGAATACAGCAGGGATAAAGGAGATGTTTATTATGACACAGAATACCGCCACTCTTATGACTATCGACGCTCCCGTGGGGACAGCTACAGGAGCTGTAAAAGTAGTAGGCGCAAACAGAAACGGAGGAAGCGCAGAACCAGGTCTTATAGTCGGTCCTCATCG CGAAGTCGCCAGAGCAGCAGGCGCGCAAAGAGTGTGGAAGACGACGTAGAGGGTCACCTGATCTATCGCACCGGCGACTGGATACAAGAAAGAT ATGAGATTGTGAACACATTGGGTGAAGGCACATTTGGCCGAGTGGTCCAGTGCATAGATCACAGGAG GGGCGGAGCCAGAGTAGCTTTGAAAATCATTAAAAACGTGGAGAAATATAAAGAGGCAGCACGTCTGGAGATCAACGTCCTGGAGAAAATCAATGAAAAGGACCCAGAGAATAAACA cctaTGCGTACAGATGTTTGACTGGTTTGACTTCCATGGTCACATGTGCATCTCCTTTGAGCTTCTCGGTCTCAGCACGTTTGACTTCTTGAAAGAAAACAGCTACTATCCCTATCCCATCCACCAAGTGCGACACATGGCGCTCCAGGTTTGCCACGCCGTGAAAT TTCTTCATGACAATAAACTTACTCATACAGATCTGAAACCAGAGAATATTTTGTTTGTGAATTCTGACTTCGAACTCACCTATAATGTGGAGAAG AAGAGAGATGAAAGGTGTGTGAAAAAGACTGAAGTTAGAGTAGTGGACTTTGGAAGTGCCACCTTTGACCATGAGCATCATAGCACTATTGTATCGACACGACACTACCGAGCACCAGAGGTCATCCTCG AGCTCGGGTGGAATCAGCCTTGTGATGTCTGGAGCATCGGTTGCATTATCTTCGAGTATTATGTGGGATTCACGCTTTTTCAG ACACATGATAACAGAGAACATTTGGCTATGATGGAGAGGATTCTGGGTCCAATACCCTCAAGAATGACTCGAAAGACTAG AAAGCAGAAATATTTTTACCATGGCCGTCTGGACTGGGATGAAAATACGTCAGCAGGCCGATACGTGAGGGAGAACTGCAAACCACTGAGG AGATACATGATGTCTGAAGCAGATGAACACCACAAACTGTTTGATCTGATCGAGGGCATGCTGGAATATGAACCATCCAAGAGAATTACATTGGCAGAGTCTATTAAGCACCCGTTCTTTGACATTTTAAAGGGTGAATCTGCTCCAAAGCACTGGGACACTGGCCGTGACATCAGCCGATGA
- the CLK2 gene encoding dual specificity protein kinase CLK2 isoform X2 gives MPHSRRYRSSEQSSRGSYRERYRSRKHRRRRSRSRTSSSDRGRNRRHRHGDSYHERSRSYDERSSDRRTNDRRYCDTHRRNEYSRDKGDVYYDTEYRHSYDYRRSRGDSYRSCKSSRRKQKRRKRRTRSYSRSSSRSRQSSRRAKSVEDDVEGHLIYRTGDWIQERYEIVNTLGEGTFGRVVQCIDHRRGGARVALKIIKNVEKYKEAARLEINVLEKINEKDPENKHLCVQMFDWFDFHGHMCISFELLGLSTFDFLKENSYYPYPIHQVRHMALQVCHAVKFLHDNKLTHTDLKPENILFVNSDFELTYNVEKRDERCVKKTEVRVVDFGSATFDHEHHSTIVSTRHYRAPEVILELGWNQPCDVWSIGCIIFEYYVGFTLFQTHDNREHLAMMERILGPIPSRMTRKTRKQKYFYHGRLDWDENTSAGRYVRENCKPLRRYMMSEADEHHKLFDLIEGMLEYEPSKRITLAESIKHPFFDILKGESAPKHWDTGRDISR, from the exons ATGCCGCACTCTAGACGGTACCGTTCCTCAGAGCAAAGCAGTCGGGGCAGTTACCGCGAGCGTTATAGAAGCCGGAAACATAGGAGGAGGAGAAGCAGGTCGCGTACTAGCAGCAGTGACAGGGGCCGCAATCGGCGGCATCGACATGGCGACAGTTACCATGAGCGTTCACGCAG TTACGACGAGAGATCCTCAGACAGACGAACAAACGACAGGCGTTATTGTGACACACATCGGCGAAATGAATACAGCAGGGATAAAGGAGATGTTTATTATGACACAGAATACCGCCACTCTTATGACTATCGACGCTCCCGTGGGGACAGCTACAGGAGCTGTAAAAGTAGTAGGCGCAAACAGAAACGGAGGAAGCGCAGAACCAGGTCTTATAGTCGGTCCTCATCG CGAAGTCGCCAGAGCAGCAGGCGCGCAAAGAGTGTGGAAGACGACGTAGAGGGTCACCTGATCTATCGCACCGGCGACTGGATACAAGAAAGAT ATGAGATTGTGAACACATTGGGTGAAGGCACATTTGGCCGAGTGGTCCAGTGCATAGATCACAGGAG GGGCGGAGCCAGAGTAGCTTTGAAAATCATTAAAAACGTGGAGAAATATAAAGAGGCAGCACGTCTGGAGATCAACGTCCTGGAGAAAATCAATGAAAAGGACCCAGAGAATAAACA cctaTGCGTACAGATGTTTGACTGGTTTGACTTCCATGGTCACATGTGCATCTCCTTTGAGCTTCTCGGTCTCAGCACGTTTGACTTCTTGAAAGAAAACAGCTACTATCCCTATCCCATCCACCAAGTGCGACACATGGCGCTCCAGGTTTGCCACGCCGTGAAAT TTCTTCATGACAATAAACTTACTCATACAGATCTGAAACCAGAGAATATTTTGTTTGTGAATTCTGACTTCGAACTCACCTATAATGTGGAGAAG AGAGATGAAAGGTGTGTGAAAAAGACTGAAGTTAGAGTAGTGGACTTTGGAAGTGCCACCTTTGACCATGAGCATCATAGCACTATTGTATCGACACGACACTACCGAGCACCAGAGGTCATCCTCG AGCTCGGGTGGAATCAGCCTTGTGATGTCTGGAGCATCGGTTGCATTATCTTCGAGTATTATGTGGGATTCACGCTTTTTCAG ACACATGATAACAGAGAACATTTGGCTATGATGGAGAGGATTCTGGGTCCAATACCCTCAAGAATGACTCGAAAGACTAG AAAGCAGAAATATTTTTACCATGGCCGTCTGGACTGGGATGAAAATACGTCAGCAGGCCGATACGTGAGGGAGAACTGCAAACCACTGAGG AGATACATGATGTCTGAAGCAGATGAACACCACAAACTGTTTGATCTGATCGAGGGCATGCTGGAATATGAACCATCCAAGAGAATTACATTGGCAGAGTCTATTAAGCACCCGTTCTTTGACATTTTAAAGGGTGAATCTGCTCCAAAGCACTGGGACACTGGCCGTGACATCAGCCGATGA